CTATGGAAGCATTTGCCCGTGCATATTCTTCATACCTCGGCGAAATCTTTCCAGGTAATTCTTCCCATTTCCATAATGACCTGCCGGCATAGCCCCTTTCAATACTGCCGTCGAGGTTGTCCCAGTGGTTGAGGATCCTTACATCATAAGAAGGCTTTTCCGTAATATCAAGATCCGTTACAACTGATTTTATCTGCTGAAGGCGTAAAATATGATAGACTCCGTATAGCAGCCCGGTCTCTTTTTCAGCAGAAATAACCAGTTTGTTGTTAATGGTTTTGATAGTATAACCCCCTTTCAGGTTTTTTAATGATCTGTCCGTACGCAGTTCGACCGCCTGTCCCTGCCAGTGGCTGCTTAACTCTTTTCTGGCAATGTTCAATGTTGGATTATTCCCTCTGGAAATAATTTTATCTGCTGAAATTCCGTTTTTTGCGGGAAACCTGAGCCAGAGCCGACTTCCGTCTTCTGCAAAAACCGTTAACGGAATTATTACCATTAAAAATAACATGATGTATAATCTGAACTGTTGCATCTGGAACTGTTTTTTATCTATAGGCTAACCCTATGATTATTGATATTCCACAGGTTGTACCTATGGCGATTGTCGTTGAACCCTCCGGGTTCTCCGTAAAGCTTTTTTTTAACACAATAAATCTCTATACCGGATTAATTATAAGCACCTTTACCTATTTCTGACCTTCTATGGTTTTAATGTTACCGTCGCTGTCATATTCCAGCTCAACAACTTTCATGCTTCTGAGCCATGTTTTTCCTTCGCTCGGGACACTATCATGGAAGAACAGGTACCATTTCCCTTTGAATTCCACAATACTGTGATGGGTAGTCCATCCCACAACCGGTGTCAGGATTTCTCCCTGGAAAGTAAACGGTCCGTAAGGATTGTCACCTGTTGCATAACAGATCAGGTGCGTGTCGCCGGTAGAATATGAAAAATAATATTTACCATTGTATTTATGCATCCATGAAGCTTCAAAAAAGCGGTGTTTGTTGCCGTGAAGCAAAGGATTTCCGTTTTCATCGAGAATCAGGACATCTTTTGGTTCTTCACCGAATTCCAGCATATCATCGCCCAGAACAACAACTTTTGAAGAAATGGCCGGTTCATTTTCATGAGGAAGAATGGCAGACTCCAGGGCTTTATTGTTCCGGTAACGCTGTAACTGCCCGCCCCAGATCCCTCCGAAATACATATAATGCCTGCCGTTGTCTTCAAAAATACACGGGTCAATGCTGTAGCTTCCCAGCATCGGATGTTTTTCAGGGATGAAAGGACCGTAAGGCCTGTCGCTTACCGCAACGCCGATGCGGAAAATATCGTTTTTATCTTTCAGCGGATAATACATATAATATTTCCCGTCTTTACAGGCAACATCGCAATCCCACAACTGCCTGCCTGCCCATGGGATATCTTTTACCGAAAGTACGACCCCATGATCTGTAATGTCTCCGTTTTCCACCTCATCAAGGGAAAAGACATGGTAATCATTCATGTCAAAATGGTCGCCGTTGTCATTTTCCTCAATTCCGCTTTCGCGGTCGTGGGACGGATAGATATAAAGCCTGCCTTCAAAAACGTGTACGGAAGGGTCTGCCATGAAGTCTTTTGGGAATAGATATTTTGGTTTGTTCATTGTTTTAATATAGATAATTAGATAATAGACTAATAGATGATAGACTGATAAATTTTCAGATAATGGAGATCAGGCATCATGTTTTTATGATCAAGAATTATTTTGTTTCTGTGAGTCTAATAATTTTTCCAACGACAGGTTTTGTATTGTACCGGCGGTCAAACAACAACGGATAATCGGTTCTGCCTTTGATGGGGAAATCGTTTTTCCACGACTGGCTGTCGGTGACACCCCACAAAGTAACCCTTCTGATGCTGTTTTTATGTTTCAGAAATAATCTGAAAAAGTCCTGATACCTGTTTTCCCAATTGGCCTGCACATCTGCAGGAAGCCCGTTTCTGTAGGGATTCATTTTTTCGTCATACGCTATTTTATCTGATACATTGGCGGACGTTCCCCACGGCGAAGGCAAAGCACTGATATCCAGCTCTGTAATATTTATTTTCACACCGGATTGGGCATATGCGGAAATGGCTTTTTCATATTCTTCTATTGAAGGCGTGTCTAGGCCTACATGG
The sequence above is a segment of the Chryseobacterium sp. JJR-5R genome. Coding sequences within it:
- a CDS encoding glycoside hydrolase family 43 protein, producing MNKPKYLFPKDFMADPSVHVFEGRLYIYPSHDRESGIEENDNGDHFDMNDYHVFSLDEVENGDITDHGVVLSVKDIPWAGRQLWDCDVACKDGKYYMYYPLKDKNDIFRIGVAVSDRPYGPFIPEKHPMLGSYSIDPCIFEDNGRHYMYFGGIWGGQLQRYRNNKALESAILPHENEPAISSKVVVLGDDMLEFGEEPKDVLILDENGNPLLHGNKHRFFEASWMHKYNGKYYFSYSTGDTHLICYATGDNPYGPFTFQGEILTPVVGWTTHHSIVEFKGKWYLFFHDSVPSEGKTWLRSMKVVELEYDSDGNIKTIEGQK